One Actinomycetota bacterium DNA segment encodes these proteins:
- a CDS encoding ATP-binding protein, whose amino-acid sequence MTVQETYYALNPWWEESHFDTGILRPSYVRPLSEHIDKKQIDIIIGSRRVGKTTVLKQLIKAILEHGVKATDVFYLALDHPKLAGVSISDHLRNFRAIFAHDRNRRLVLLLDEVQESKDWEIELKALYDHENVKVVCTGSTASLLMSQGGKLTGRQFVSIVYPLSFAEYLLFRNESISGAEEYKYEQLVEDYLQDGGYPENALNPSEDYLAGLLDDIIARDLMRLYQIRRADVLKDLYQLLTASVGSGTSYTKLARALGISVDTAREYIGYFEAAFLVSAMTKWTSSHTERVYTAKKIYLTDTGMKTIITGKGDLGAKAENAVYLKLTRDGIKPGYYTRDKREVDFVFGEAQSPIPIEAKYVDEFDWTDRRFLGLKLFLDEHAGTKRAIIVTRRGGKSFTHGDTIIDVEPLWRFLLQGVGDKVL is encoded by the coding sequence ATGACAGTTCAGGAAACTTATTACGCTCTTAATCCGTGGTGGGAAGAAAGCCATTTTGACACGGGCATCCTGCGCCCTAGCTACGTTAGACCTTTGTCGGAGCATATCGACAAGAAGCAAATAGATATCATCATAGGTAGTCGCCGCGTGGGTAAGACAACAGTTTTGAAGCAGCTCATCAAGGCGATTCTCGAACACGGCGTTAAGGCAACTGATGTCTTCTATCTAGCGTTAGACCACCCCAAACTGGCCGGTGTTTCGATTTCTGATCATCTGCGAAACTTCCGGGCGATATTTGCTCATGATAGAAATCGACGACTTGTGTTGCTGTTAGATGAAGTCCAGGAAAGCAAGGATTGGGAGATAGAGCTTAAGGCACTTTATGATCATGAGAATGTAAAGGTTGTCTGCACGGGATCGACAGCTTCTCTACTGATGAGTCAAGGGGGAAAGTTGACGGGTCGTCAGTTCGTGAGCATAGTCTATCCATTAAGCTTTGCGGAGTACCTTCTTTTCAGGAATGAATCCATAAGTGGCGCTGAAGAATACAAGTATGAGCAGCTCGTCGAGGACTATCTACAAGATGGAGGTTATCCCGAAAACGCCCTTAATCCAAGCGAAGATTATCTGGCCGGCTTGCTTGATGACATAATCGCTAGGGACCTCATGCGTCTGTATCAGATACGGCGAGCCGACGTGCTGAAGGACCTATACCAATTACTTACGGCATCGGTTGGGTCGGGGACCAGTTATACAAAGCTAGCCCGCGCCCTTGGGATCTCAGTAGACACGGCTCGTGAGTATATAGGGTATTTCGAAGCGGCATTTCTAGTTAGCGCTATGACAAAATGGACGTCATCGCATACCGAGCGTGTCTACACGGCCAAGAAGATATATCTTACGGACACAGGCATGAAGACGATAATCACAGGCAAGGGCGACTTGGGCGCAAAAGCCGAGAATGCCGTTTATCTAAAACTCACGCGGGACGGAATAAAACCGGGATACTATACGCGGGATAAACGAGAAGTTGATTTCGTTTTCGGAGAAGCGCAGTCACCGATACCGATTGAAGCTAAATACGTTGATGAGTTTGATTGGACAGATCGCCGCTTTCTTGGTTTAAAGCTATTTCTCGATGAGCATGCAGGCACAAAGCGAGCGATAATAGTAACGCGTAGAGGCGGGAAATCCTTTACGCATGGCGACACAATCATAGATGTCGAGCCGCTGTGGCGATTTCTTCTTCAAGGCGTTGGAGACAAAGTATTATAA
- a CDS encoding plasmid pRiA4b ORF-3 family protein gives MRITLVSIILQPVRSIREATIKDYDRVFQFKVALDDIKPPIWRRIQVPETYTFWELHVAIQDAMGWADYHLHCFFLTDNVTRQMQNVGMPELDLRPAVIPDQSFPIANWFNITRTRAHYEYDFGDGWRHTIVFEGALPREAGVVYPVCLAGKRACPPEDCGSIPGYERLLEILNNPQHEEYEEMIEWLGDVIDLEYFDASEVVFDDLVERWRMANE, from the coding sequence TTGCGAATCACCTTAGTCTCCATTATTCTTCAACCAGTAAGGTCAATTAGGGAGGCAACGATTAAAGACTACGACCGGGTTTTTCAGTTCAAGGTGGCGCTTGACGATATCAAGCCGCCGATATGGCGGCGTATCCAGGTGCCGGAAACATACACGTTTTGGGAATTGCATGTCGCCATCCAGGACGCGATGGGTTGGGCTGACTATCACCTTCATTGTTTTTTCCTTACCGATAATGTGACCCGGCAAATGCAAAATGTGGGGATGCCCGAACTCGATTTGCGCCCAGCCGTTATTCCGGATCAGTCATTTCCTATCGCGAACTGGTTTAACATTACGCGAACGCGCGCCCATTACGAGTATGACTTTGGCGATGGCTGGCGACACACAATCGTCTTCGAGGGAGCCCTGCCACGCGAAGCCGGTGTCGTATATCCTGTCTGCCTCGCGGGTAAACGAGCTTGTCCCCCGGAGGACTGCGGCAGTATTCCCGGTTATGAGCGCCTCTTGGAAATACTCAATAACCCCCAACACGAAGAATATGAAGAGATGATCGAGTGGCTTGGCGACGTGATCGACCTTGAATACTTCGATGCTTCCGAGGTCGTTTTTGATGATTTGGTCGAGCGTTGGAGAATGGCAAACGAATGA
- a CDS encoding Fic family protein, producing MRTYKLRERALKAWADNLKRGNIVATKDNIPDRAVRELLKREKLLFPVISGHFILKKPEDEPEQLFLLLYWQIIERFLDRYKPWSIRAESALEILVGNEQDQKHLLVRSAKPINRTFVLPFGFKVLVVEDKDFDSRLTKSVDVVGRKLSVDVPERVLTDAVSRKVEVPSAYMSFIRGTKFNVRIIEALYLTRPQPIVLNRVINIAEESGRGDLASALEKIIRTNTIYRTSRKNKTKEPTASIKEPELIAPWVSQQEEHIQVFEKRLETTFPGEIQELPKRTLDELVKTAVEHKRYDIYHSTTLEGYQITPEDVDAVIFGKVPFKVKDTDKHIKEIENRMAILGYAEAFDFIIGKVKNDFGRARVSQELVQDTHYQLFKPSADSGIVKPVDLAIYRNAPAFIRGTSYVPPAQSKLLDLMESYEQSINSIDSDVIRAILAHYFFVAIHPYADGNGRTARLLMNYVLLTSGYEWMTIRAEQRERYFKALNEGHLNNDILPFGKFILSLMKEG from the coding sequence ATGAGAACATACAAACTAAGAGAACGAGCCCTTAAAGCGTGGGCTGACAATTTAAAAAGAGGAAATATTGTCGCAACTAAGGATAATATTCCCGATCGCGCGGTTCGGGAGCTGCTCAAACGTGAAAAGCTTCTGTTTCCGGTTATAAGCGGACACTTTATTCTTAAGAAACCGGAAGATGAGCCGGAGCAGTTATTTCTCTTGCTCTACTGGCAAATCATTGAAAGATTTCTTGATCGGTACAAGCCCTGGTCGATAAGGGCCGAATCCGCACTTGAGATTTTGGTCGGAAACGAACAGGACCAGAAACACCTACTTGTTCGGTCCGCTAAACCAATAAACAGGACATTTGTGCTACCGTTCGGGTTTAAGGTTTTGGTCGTTGAAGACAAGGACTTTGATTCTCGATTGACCAAATCGGTTGATGTGGTCGGTCGCAAGCTATCTGTAGACGTACCGGAGAGGGTGCTCACAGACGCTGTTTCTCGGAAGGTGGAAGTCCCGTCTGCTTATATGAGTTTTATCCGAGGAACAAAGTTCAATGTTCGAATCATCGAAGCGCTCTATTTAACAAGACCTCAGCCGATCGTTTTGAACCGCGTTATCAATATTGCCGAAGAGTCTGGACGAGGTGACTTAGCGTCGGCTCTTGAGAAGATCATTAGAACTAATACCATATATCGTACGAGTAGGAAGAATAAGACCAAAGAGCCTACGGCGTCAATTAAGGAACCCGAGCTTATCGCTCCGTGGGTTTCCCAGCAAGAAGAGCACATACAGGTCTTTGAAAAGCGCCTTGAAACGACCTTTCCTGGCGAAATCCAGGAGCTGCCAAAGAGGACTCTTGATGAATTGGTTAAGACTGCCGTGGAGCACAAGCGATACGACATCTACCATTCGACTACGCTCGAAGGCTACCAGATAACTCCCGAAGATGTGGATGCCGTTATCTTCGGCAAGGTTCCATTTAAGGTGAAGGATACGGACAAGCACATCAAAGAGATAGAAAATCGTATGGCGATCTTAGGTTATGCTGAAGCTTTTGATTTTATCATCGGCAAGGTCAAGAATGATTTCGGGAGAGCAAGAGTTTCTCAAGAATTGGTACAGGACACACACTATCAGCTATTCAAACCTTCTGCCGACAGCGGCATTGTGAAACCGGTTGACCTTGCGATTTATCGGAACGCTCCGGCGTTTATCCGTGGAACCAGTTACGTTCCTCCGGCTCAAAGCAAATTGCTTGATCTTATGGAAAGTTATGAGCAATCCATTAACTCAATTGACAGCGATGTCATAAGAGCAATTCTTGCGCATTACTTCTTTGTGGCAATCCATCCTTATGCAGACGGCAACGGAAGAACAGCACGACTTTTGATGAACTACGTATTACTGACATCCGGATACGAATGGATGACTATTAGAGCTGAGCAACGTGAGCGATACTTCAAAGCGCTTAACGAAGGCCATCTGAATAACGATATTCTGCCATTTGGCAAGTTCATATTGTCGTTAATGAAAGAGGGATAA
- a CDS encoding replication-relaxation family protein — protein MGRKPRLNKYGNSALEYFENQLLPIDRDIWNLAILTGRFSSHNAHRLLKDGASPATVERHLKKLYDDGMLLRYRPPRDRKEGTHPFVYQLSPKGTRTMEKADWLVDFRQHLKKMPTGNTTHLIHRLAANDAVIEFLRLECSKERPNGFRRGYFDIWIAQDAAETVHLNLLEDEYADRMVLRPDARMDVRLGDPSERVPIYLEVDRGTEKLGQIRRQIDYYIAAYLSDQWFFKKHEFPLVCWIFEKEKRAEEAADLMDWVMKDFRDPKIRSSLHGWTEVETDFKLHYFTTCITTKAAFYGVRSIAGDRIWRTNHNPERFSLEEIATIRLEAIIEQEKEKRLHELNTRRQRQERQPA, from the coding sequence ATGGGACGGAAACCCAGATTAAATAAGTACGGAAACAGCGCGCTCGAGTACTTCGAGAACCAACTGCTCCCGATCGACAGGGACATCTGGAATCTCGCTATTTTGACGGGCCGGTTCTCTTCGCACAACGCGCACCGGCTCCTCAAGGACGGCGCAAGCCCAGCGACCGTCGAGCGACACTTGAAGAAACTCTATGACGATGGGATGCTGCTCAGGTACAGGCCGCCGCGAGACAGAAAAGAAGGAACACATCCGTTTGTCTATCAACTCAGCCCGAAAGGCACGAGAACCATGGAAAAAGCGGATTGGCTCGTTGATTTCCGGCAGCACTTGAAGAAGATGCCCACAGGCAATACGACTCATCTTATACATAGACTCGCCGCCAACGATGCGGTGATCGAGTTCTTGCGTCTCGAATGTTCAAAAGAGCGGCCTAACGGTTTCCGACGGGGGTATTTTGATATATGGATCGCTCAAGACGCCGCGGAGACGGTTCACCTGAATCTCTTGGAAGACGAATACGCCGACCGCATGGTGCTCCGGCCGGACGCTCGAATGGATGTCCGGCTTGGTGACCCCTCTGAGCGCGTGCCGATCTACCTAGAAGTCGACAGGGGGACCGAAAAGCTCGGGCAGATCCGCCGGCAGATAGACTACTACATCGCCGCATATCTTTCCGACCAGTGGTTTTTCAAGAAGCACGAGTTCCCTTTGGTCTGCTGGATATTCGAGAAGGAGAAAAGAGCGGAAGAGGCGGCAGACCTGATGGATTGGGTCATGAAGGATTTCCGGGACCCTAAGATAAGGAGTTCTTTGCACGGTTGGACCGAGGTGGAGACCGACTTCAAGCTTCACTATTTTACGACTTGCATCACGACCAAGGCGGCTTTCTATGGAGTGCGATCGATTGCGGGGGACAGGATATGGCGTACAAACCATAACCCCGAGCGGTTCTCGCTGGAAGAAATCGCGACGATAAGGCTTGAGGCGATAATAGAACAAGAAAAAGAGAAGCGCCTACACGAGCTCAACACGCGGCGCCAGCGTCAAGAGAGACAACCAGCTTGA
- the pknB gene encoding Stk1 family PASTA domain-containing Ser/Thr kinase — MNDTIFNKRYKVIEKIGGGGMADVYRAEDLELGRIVALKILHKHFASDEGFLERFRREARAAAKLNHPNIVSIHDVGEENGVYFIVMEYVQGVTLKKLIQKDAPLLTEKVVHIAMHIAKAMEFAHQHEIIHRDIKPQNVIITDTGEIKVTDFGIARAGSTSTMTRTGAVLGTAHYVSPEQAQGGVVGPTTDIYSLGVVIYEMATGELPFRGENPIAVALKHINDTPLPPRRVFAAVPESLEAVTLKAMAKNPVDRYRSAEALGDDLKRVVESLPVKVIGAVPANGNPSDMTKTMTAQTSPPAARPARKPKKGLIAAIIAVIAVVALLILGGAALVYTLLSGPSVAVPDLQGKTLIQAQSAAEAAGLKLIVEKEVFNDTVAPGRVVSQLPAAGEKTKKGATINVTMSKGLETGNAPDLTGKTQTEAETMLKSAGLALGNVSQNYSDTVAESQIISQSPKAGTKMDKGGSVDITVSNGIEGVEVPDVFNNTVDAATSILENAGFKVSRFDDFSDTIAKDHVMKQNPAAGDTAKRGSTVTITVSKKTETGHPDRPDKKE; from the coding sequence TTGAACGACACGATTTTCAACAAACGCTATAAGGTTATCGAGAAAATCGGCGGCGGCGGCATGGCCGACGTCTACAGGGCCGAAGATCTGGAGCTCGGGCGGATCGTCGCGCTTAAGATCCTGCACAAACATTTCGCCTCCGACGAAGGCTTCTTGGAGCGTTTCCGGCGCGAGGCGCGGGCGGCGGCCAAGCTCAACCACCCCAACATCGTCAGCATTCACGACGTCGGCGAGGAAAACGGCGTCTATTTCATCGTCATGGAGTACGTCCAGGGCGTGACCTTAAAAAAACTGATTCAAAAAGACGCGCCTTTGCTGACCGAAAAGGTCGTTCACATCGCTATGCATATCGCCAAGGCGATGGAGTTCGCGCACCAACATGAAATCATTCACCGAGACATAAAACCACAGAACGTCATCATTACCGACACCGGTGAGATAAAAGTGACGGATTTCGGTATCGCCCGAGCCGGCTCGACCAGCACGATGACTCGGACGGGCGCCGTCTTGGGAACCGCGCATTACGTCTCACCCGAACAAGCACAGGGCGGCGTGGTCGGACCGACGACGGACATCTATTCCTTGGGTGTAGTTATTTACGAAATGGCCACGGGTGAGCTGCCCTTCCGCGGCGAAAACCCGATTGCGGTCGCCCTGAAACACATCAACGATACCCCGTTGCCGCCGCGCCGCGTGTTCGCCGCGGTGCCAGAGAGTCTGGAAGCGGTTACGCTCAAGGCGATGGCCAAGAACCCGGTGGACCGCTACCGGTCGGCCGAGGCGCTGGGCGACGACCTGAAACGCGTCGTCGAGAGTCTGCCGGTCAAGGTCATTGGCGCGGTCCCGGCAAACGGTAATCCATCCGATATGACCAAGACAATGACCGCTCAAACATCTCCTCCGGCTGCGCGACCGGCGCGTAAACCAAAGAAGGGCTTGATTGCCGCTATCATCGCTGTCATCGCTGTCGTCGCTTTATTGATCTTGGGGGGCGCCGCTTTGGTTTACACTCTGCTCAGCGGACCATCGGTCGCCGTACCTGACCTGCAGGGCAAAACGCTTATCCAAGCGCAAAGCGCCGCCGAAGCGGCCGGCCTGAAACTCATTGTCGAGAAGGAAGTCTTTAACGATACCGTGGCCCCCGGCCGGGTGGTTAGCCAATTGCCGGCGGCTGGTGAAAAAACCAAGAAAGGCGCCACGATTAACGTTACTATGAGCAAAGGTTTGGAGACGGGGAACGCGCCGGACCTGACGGGAAAAACCCAAACCGAGGCTGAGACTATGCTGAAATCGGCGGGTCTGGCCCTAGGCAACGTCTCTCAGAATTATAGCGATACGGTAGCCGAGAGCCAAATTATTTCCCAATCGCCAAAGGCCGGCACCAAGATGGATAAGGGCGGCAGTGTTGATATTACAGTCAGCAACGGCATCGAAGGCGTTGAAGTTCCCGACGTCTTCAACAATACTGTTGACGCCGCCACGAGCATTCTAGAAAACGCTGGCTTCAAGGTCAGCCGGTTCGACGACTTCAGCGACACGATCGCCAAAGACCACGTGATGAAACAGAATCCGGCGGCTGGCGATACAGCGAAGAGGGGTTCGACGGTGACTATCACCGTTAGCAAAAAGACAGAAACCGGTCACCCTGATCGACCTGACAAGAAAGAATAA
- a CDS encoding transposase produces the protein MVRPLRLEYPGAVYHVMSRGDARKSITRSQKDKRLFLDVLAEAHEKYNLLIHGYCLMTNHYHLLIETPDGNLSDAMRHVNGVYTQRSNARNKTVGHIFQGRYKAILVDKDEYLLCLCRYIELNPVRAGLVESPGDWKWSSFRQIAGIAEKGEEFLQTDWMLSQFGKSKKVARERYMEYVKSSEAAADRPFENVVSGAILGRAEFVRQFDEPIWEKDEIVEIRRKHRHINRPPLSALLPTEPDYELNNRNKKIYEAVFDYGYRQKEIAEYLGMHYASVSRILKDIGGMLRYKT, from the coding sequence ATGGTTCGTCCTCTTCGCTTGGAGTATCCAGGTGCCGTATATCACGTCATGAGCCGCGGCGACGCTCGCAAGTCGATTACCCGTTCCCAAAAAGATAAGCGTCTGTTCCTCGATGTTCTGGCCGAGGCGCACGAAAAGTACAACCTCTTGATCCACGGCTATTGCCTTATGACGAACCACTATCACTTATTAATCGAAACGCCCGACGGCAACCTGTCTGATGCTATGCGGCACGTAAACGGAGTCTATACTCAGCGTTCCAATGCCCGCAATAAAACGGTAGGACATATATTCCAAGGAAGGTACAAGGCTATTCTGGTTGATAAGGATGAATACCTGCTTTGCCTTTGCCGCTATATCGAGCTCAATCCGGTTCGCGCCGGGTTGGTCGAGAGTCCTGGAGATTGGAAATGGAGCAGTTTTCGGCAGATAGCGGGGATAGCGGAGAAGGGCGAGGAGTTTCTTCAAACAGATTGGATGTTGTCGCAATTCGGGAAATCGAAGAAAGTGGCGCGGGAGAGGTATATGGAGTATGTAAAGTCGAGCGAGGCGGCGGCCGATAGGCCGTTTGAGAACGTGGTGAGCGGAGCTATCCTTGGTCGTGCTGAATTCGTTAGACAGTTCGATGAACCTATATGGGAAAAGGACGAGATTGTGGAGATCAGACGTAAGCATAGACACATAAATCGGCCGCCTCTTTCGGCTTTGCTGCCGACCGAACCGGATTACGAGCTGAATAATCGAAACAAGAAGATATATGAAGCGGTATTCGACTATGGATATAGGCAGAAAGAAATAGCTGAATACCTTGGGATGCATTATGCTTCTGTCAGTAGGATCCTGAAAGATATCGGGGGCATGTTAAGATACAAGACGTGA
- a CDS encoding glycosyltransferase family 4 protein, protein MSQKKLKVAEVAPVMVEIPPERYGGIESIVNDLSQGLSDMGHKVTVFGAGGSKIAGKNIQLVPCSPWPTTKDLTKNREYELAELHTVIDRQHDFDLIHFHYEPLIGRILENGKETNLFSEIVVPKVHTFHNTTYIDANIEYYRSHQDTLDAEYVFISKDHRAPLSFLANSTVIYNGIHPEYLTYNDVPEDYLLFAGRLTKVKGIIEAIQVAKMVGKKLIIFGKVDSTDIGFYEKEVKPLIDGNQIVYLGEVSAEEKINYYSNAKCLLFPISWHEPFGLVLVEAMACGTPVIGFNIGSVSEIIEDGKTGYVVSTVQEMAQKVNDIQKIKRKDCREKVERMFSTERMVEQYEKLYLERVGKP, encoded by the coding sequence GTGAGCCAGAAAAAACTAAAGGTAGCAGAGGTCGCTCCCGTGATGGTAGAGATACCGCCAGAAAGATATGGGGGTATAGAAAGTATCGTCAATGATCTTTCCCAAGGGTTGTCGGATATGGGCCACAAAGTTACGGTGTTTGGAGCCGGCGGGTCCAAGATAGCCGGGAAGAACATTCAACTAGTTCCATGTTCGCCCTGGCCAACTACAAAGGACCTAACGAAGAACCGAGAGTATGAGCTGGCAGAATTGCATACGGTAATTGACAGACAACATGATTTTGATTTGATTCATTTCCATTACGAACCCCTGATCGGTAGAATCTTGGAGAACGGCAAGGAAACTAATCTTTTTTCAGAGATAGTTGTTCCCAAGGTACACACATTCCATAACACCACCTATATAGACGCTAATATCGAGTATTACCGCTCACATCAGGATACGCTAGATGCAGAATATGTTTTTATCAGCAAAGACCATCGCGCCCCGTTATCTTTCTTAGCTAATTCAACTGTCATATATAACGGAATCCACCCAGAATACCTTACGTATAACGATGTCCCAGAGGACTACCTACTTTTTGCCGGAAGACTTACAAAAGTAAAAGGGATTATTGAGGCAATACAAGTGGCCAAGATGGTGGGAAAGAAATTGATAATATTCGGCAAGGTAGACAGTACAGATATCGGGTTCTATGAAAAAGAGGTAAAACCCCTGATAGACGGCAACCAGATAGTATATCTAGGCGAGGTAAGCGCGGAGGAAAAAATCAATTACTATAGTAACGCCAAATGTCTACTGTTCCCTATTTCCTGGCATGAACCATTCGGCTTGGTGCTCGTCGAAGCAATGGCTTGCGGAACCCCGGTTATTGGGTTCAACATCGGCTCTGTCAGCGAGATTATAGAGGATGGCAAAACCGGCTACGTTGTCTCCACTGTTCAAGAAATGGCTCAAAAAGTTAATGATATTCAAAAAATAAAGCGCAAGGATTGTAGAGAAAAGGTTGAGAGAATGTTTAGTACAGAGAGAATGGTTGAGCAATACGAAAAGCTCTATTTGGAGCGGGTCGGAAAGCCCTGA
- a CDS encoding glycosyltransferase family 4 protein codes for MPRKVCDMRIAQIAPLWKTVPPQKYGGVEVAVSNITEGLIKKGHDVTLFACGGSKTKGKLIEVIQEPLYKLTGGFSWDAISPYEFLMYYALAEKIRNREFDLIHNHLGFQLLSFSPLIDIPIVTTMHSSLEPDYPYLAERFKDQDFVSISNAQRELAPHLNYVETIYHGLQNSEYEPRLSGDSDYYLFLGSSTRNKGVDIAVRAAKELGIRLFLAGEFRETEKDFYEKEVNPYIDGKQIKVLGEVTTKEKNRLLRGAKALLFPSQWKEAFGLVIIEALTHGTPVVAYGNGAVPEIIIEGKTGYIVDNYEDFKSKILEVGGLSRESCRKEAEVRFDISVVVDNHIGLFEKLVKGKK; via the coding sequence TTGCCAAGGAAGGTCTGTGATATGAGGATTGCTCAAATTGCCCCGTTGTGGAAAACAGTGCCGCCACAAAAATACGGAGGCGTTGAGGTCGCGGTCAGTAATATAACTGAGGGCCTAATCAAAAAAGGTCACGATGTCACACTCTTTGCTTGCGGGGGATCAAAAACAAAGGGCAAATTGATAGAGGTTATTCAAGAACCGCTATATAAACTGACTGGCGGTTTTTCCTGGGACGCTATATCTCCATACGAATTTCTGATGTACTATGCCTTAGCCGAAAAGATAAGAAATCGAGAATTTGATCTGATACATAATCATCTCGGGTTTCAGTTGCTTTCTTTTTCTCCGCTAATAGACATACCCATAGTAACAACCATGCATAGTAGTCTAGAACCTGATTATCCTTATCTGGCGGAGAGATTTAAGGATCAAGATTTTGTTTCAATCAGTAATGCCCAAAGGGAGCTGGCGCCACATCTGAACTATGTTGAAACCATATACCACGGCTTGCAGAATTCAGAATATGAACCCAGATTATCAGGAGACAGCGATTATTATCTTTTCCTGGGCTCATCAACTAGAAACAAAGGAGTAGACATAGCCGTTAGGGCGGCCAAAGAACTCGGAATAAGACTGTTTTTAGCGGGAGAATTCAGGGAAACAGAGAAAGATTTCTATGAGAAAGAGGTAAATCCCTATATCGATGGCAAGCAAATAAAAGTATTGGGTGAAGTCACAACAAAGGAGAAAAACAGATTATTGAGGGGCGCCAAGGCACTGCTGTTCCCTAGCCAGTGGAAAGAAGCTTTTGGCTTGGTTATCATAGAAGCTTTGACTCACGGAACCCCCGTAGTGGCCTATGGTAATGGCGCTGTTCCTGAAATAATAATCGAAGGAAAAACAGGCTACATAGTAGACAACTATGAGGATTTCAAATCCAAGATATTGGAGGTCGGAGGATTATCTAGAGAGTCCTGCAGGAAAGAAGCAGAAGTAAGGTTCGATATTTCAGTTGTGGTAGATAACCACATTGGCTTGTTTGAAAAGTTAGTGAAAGGAAAGAAGTGA